The bacterium DNA segment ACGGATCGGGGCAACGAGATCGTCCGCGTGCGCGGCATCGTGAAGGACTTCCGGCCGGGCTTCGGGCTGCGCCGGAAGCGTGTGCTGCACGGCGTGACCTTCGATGTCCAGGACAACGAGATCTTCGGATTCGTCGGACCCAACGGTGCCGGCAAGACGACCACGCTCAAGGTGCTGATGGGGCTGATCCGACCGACCGAAGGCGGGGCGCGGATCCTCGGCTGCGACGTCGGCGAATCCGAGTTCCGCCATCAGGTCGGCTTCCTTCCCGAGAACCCCTACTTCTACCCGTTCCTGACCGCCCGCGAGATCCTCGACTTCTATGCGCGGCTGTCGGGCGTGCCCGCCTCCGAGCGCGCGGCGCGCGTGGACCGTCTGCTCGGGGTCGTGAACCTCGGCCACGCGATGGACGCGCGCCTTCGCACATTCTCGAAGGGCATGTTGCAGCGGGTCGGGATCGCCCAGGCGCTGATCCACGACCCCAAGGTCGTCTTCCTCGACGAGCCGATGAGCGGGCTCGATCCGCTCGGTCGGATGGAGATTCGCGATCTGATCCTCTCGCTTCGCGCGGAGGGCAAGACGGTCTTCATGAACACCCACATCCTCTCGGACGTGGAGTCGATCTGCGATCGCGTCGCGATCATCGTGAAGGGGCGCATCCGGCACCAGGGCCAGATCGAGGACTTCCTCCCGACCGACCGGCGGGAGACCGATGTCCTGATCTCGAGCCTGCCGCCGGAGACCGCGGACGAGCTCGCGGAGCGCTTCGATCTCGAGATGCGGGGGCTCGGGGAACGCCTCGAGCTGCGCGTGGCGGAGAAGGACGTCAATGGCGTGCTCGATGCGGTCATGCGCGTGGGCGCCGAGGTCGTCTCGGTGACGCCCCATCGAAGCTCCCTCGAAGACGTGTTCCTCGACGCGGTGCGCGCCGGGGACGAAGGGGCGACCGCGCCGGGAGGAGAGCGCTGATGGCTTCGCTGCTTCGCATCCACGCCCTTGCGACCAACACGTTCCGCGAGGCAATCCGGAACAAGCTGCTCTACACGCTGCTCGGGTTCAGCTTCCTGATGATCGCGTCCGGCGTCCTGCTGGCGACGCTCTCCTACGTCGAGGTCGACGAGATCCTCCAGGACATGGGCATGTCGGCGATCCGCTTCTTCAGCGCGGGCATTGCGACTTTCGTCGGCATCGGCCTGATCCACAACGAGGTCGACCGCCGCACGATCTTCACGATCCTGTCGAAGCCGGTCTCCCGGACCGAGTTCCTGCTCGGCAAGTGGGCCGGGCTGACCTTCACCGTCTGGCTCCAGCTCGCCTTGATGGGCATCGCCTTCGCGATCGTCTCGGCGCTCGCCGGTGCGCCGCTGGTGAGCGACCACTTCCTGGCCATCGCGCTGATCGGCCTCGAGCTGATGGTGCTCGTCGCGATCGCCACGCTCTTCTCGGCGTTCACGTCGCCGATGCTCGCGGCGCTCTTCACGATCGGACTCTGGATGATCGGCCATCTCACCCGCGACCTGCACGCGCTCGCCCAGCAGTCGGATCTCGAGAGCGTCGGCCTCGTCGGCAGCTGGGTCTTCCAGCTCCTCCCGGACTTCGAGGTCTTCAACAAGACCCTCGAGGCGGTGCACGGGCTTCCGATCGAGCGCGGCGAGGTCGGTCTCGCCGTCGCCTACGCGATCGGGTACACGGGCTGCACGTTGCTGCTCGGTTCGATGATCTTCAGTCGTCGGGACTTCAAGTAGAAGCGAACGTCGTGGGCGCCCGGAACGGGGTCGCCCTAGAGTCTGCGCAGCAGGGATCGGCCGAAGACGGTCGGATGAGGGGAACATGACGATCGAGATCGCGCCAGAGGCGCTCCTGCCGGTCGCGCTCGTCTTCGGGTTGCTGGTCGGCTCCTTCCTGAACGTGGTGATCCACCGCGTTCCCGAGGGTCTCTCGATCGTGTCGCCGCCGTCGCACTGCCCCGGCTGCGAAACCCCCATCAAGCCCTGGGACAACGTCCCGGTCCTGTCCTGGCTCTTCCTGCGCGGTCGCTGTCGCGCATGCAGGACGCCCATCTCGGTCCGCTACCCCGCGGTCGAACTCGTGACGGGCCTGCTCTTCGCGGCGATCGCCTGGCGCTTCGGCCCGACGGCGTGGACGACGCTCTACTGCCTCTTCGGCGCGGCCCTGATCGCTGCGGCGATGATCGATCACGACCATCAGATCATTCCGGACTCGATCTCGCTGGGCGGTCTCGCGGCGGCGCTCGTGCTCGTCCCGTCGGTGACCGTGTGGACCGGCGGCGACTTCGTCGCCGCTCTGGTTCGCTCGGCGCTGGGCGCCGCGATCGGTGCGGGCGTGCTCTGGACCGTCGCGTTCGTCCATGCGCGGGTCTCCGTCGCGATGGGCCGGACCTTCGAGCACTGGCCGGGGGAGGGCGAATCGCTGCCCACGCCCCGTGAAGCCGACTACTGGCTCTGGTTCCCGGGGCTGGGGCTGGGCGACGTGAAGCTCCTCGCCATGATCGGGGCCGTCGTCGGCCCGCTCGGCGTCCTCGACACGATCCTCGCCTCGTCGCTGGTCGGCCTCGTGCTCGGCACGGCCCAGGCACTCAGCCGCGGTGCCCTCGGCCGCCCGTTCGGTTTTGCCCCGGCGATCGCGGTCGGGACCGTCGCCATCCTCTTCCTGCCGAGGATGTGGCTGCTGCACGTGCTCTAGGCCGTGCCTAACCCTCCGCCATACGCGCCTTGATCACCTCGACCCCGGCGCGCAGCCGCGCGATCGTGCGCGCCTGGCCCACGACCTCGAGGGTCTCGTAGATGCCGGGCGACGCACCGGTACCCGTGACGGAGACGCGCACGGGCTGGGCGAGCTTGCCGAGCTTGAGGTCGTCCAGCGCCTTGCAGGTCGACTCGAACGCGGGCTCGAGGGTCGCTTCGCTCCACTCGTCGAGGGCTTCGAGCGCGGGGATCAGCGCTTCCAGAGGTTCGAGGGCGACCGGGCGCAGGTGCTTCTTCGCGGCGCCCGCATCGATCTCGATCTCGTCGCACAGGACGAAGCGCGCCTTTTCGGCCATCTCGACGAGGGTGTTGCTTCGCTCGCGCAGGAGGTCGAGGGTCCGGTCGAGGTTGGCGTCGCGTTCGACCGCGCGTCCGGCGACGGCATCGAGAAACGGGCTCGCCGCCTCGAAGAGCGCGTCCGCCGGGCATTCCTTGAGGTAGTGCTGGCTCAGCCATTCGAGCTTCTGGAGGTCCGCCTGGGCGCCGGCGCGGCCCACGTGGTCGAGGCCGAAGTGCTCGACGATCTCCGCCCGGGAGAAGATCTCCTGGTCGCCGTGGCTCCAGCCGAGACGCACCAGCCAGTTGAGCATCGCGTCGGGCAGGAATCCGTCCGCCTTGAACTGCTGGATCGAGACCGGGTCCTTTCGCTTCGAGAGCTTGCGACCGCTCTCGGCGACGATCAGCGGGACATGGCCGAAGGTCGGCGGGGCGGCCCCCAGTGCCCGGTAGATCGCGAGCTGGAAGGGCGTGTTGCTGTGGTGGTCGGCGCCGCGGATCGCGTGGGTGATGCCCATGTCGATGTCGTCGACCACGACGGCCAGGTGATAGAGCGGTGTGCCGTCGGTTCGCCGGATGATGCCGTCGCCGATCTCCGAAGCGTCCTGGCCGCTCGGGCCGAAGACCAGGTCGTCCCAGCGAAGCGAGTCGTTCGGGTCGATCTTCAGGCGGACCGCATGCGGGCCGCAGTCCGGACCGAGGCGCGCGTTCCGACAGCGCCCGTCGTAGATCCCCTTGCCGCCGGCCTTGATGTCGGCCTCTCGCCTCGCCTCGAGCTCGTCCCGGGTGCAGATGCAGCGATAGGCCTTCCCCTCTTCGAGAAGCTGCTCGACCACCGCCTTGTGCCGTTCCGCGTTGTCCGTCTGCCGGAGGGGCCCCTCGTCCCAGTCGATTCCGAGCCAGCGCAGTCCGTCGAGGACGGCCTCCTCGGACTCGCGGGTCGACCGTTCGAGGTCCGTGTCCTCGATCCGCAGGATGAAGGCGCCCCCCTGCTGGCGGGTCAGGGCCCAGTTGAAGAGGGCCGTCCGGGCGCCCCCGATGTGGAGGAACCCCGTGGGGCTGGGGGCGAATCGTGTGCGAATGGGGCTCATGGGCCGCGGAGCATATCGCAGCTCTCGTGCGGTCCGGTGCCGTTTCAGCGCACCCCTTGATCGCCGCCGGGCGCGTCTGCTATCCAGCGGCGCGCGCCGCCGCAGTCCTTGCAGAGCCGGCCAAGCCACTGAATTCTCAACCGTTTCGCGCCCCGAGCGCCCCTCGCCTTCGGAGTTCCTCCGGATCCGCCGCCATGCCCGACTTCCGCATCCAGATCGAGCGGCTGACCGACCGCAAGGAGCGCTTCGACTTCGAGGTGCCGGCGGCGTGGTGGATCGCCCGGAACGAGGTCGAAGGCGACGACTCGGTGGTCGTCGAGGCGCCCTTCCGATTCGGCCTGGAGGCGTCCCGGGTTTCCGACGACATCGTGATCGAGGGCGATCTGGAGGGGGAGGTCGGACTCGAGTGCAGCCGATGCGGCAAGCGCTATCCTCACGCGCTTCGCGAGCCCTACCGCCTGGTGCTCGAGCCGCTCGGTGGCCAGGCGCCGGATCCCGAAGGGGAGAAGGGGCTGGCGGAGAACGGGGTGTGCCTCGGGGAGGATCTCGAGGTCGGCTCGTACCGCGGGGCCGTGGTCGGTCTCGACGATTTCTTCGGAGAGGTGATCGCGCTCGCGATGCCGCTCCAACCCCTCTGTGATGAAGATTGCCCGGGACTCTGTGCGCACTGCGGTGCGTCGCAGGACTCCGGTTGTACCTGTGAAGACGAGAAGATCGAATCGCCTTTCGCCGCGCTCGCCGGGCTGAAGGCGGAGCTCGAGTCGGAACGTCGAGACTAGGAATACGACGTAGGGCGGGGGGCCCTGCGAGAACATTCACGACGATGGCCGGCGCCGCCGGCGACAGAAGGAAACGGATCCCATGGCCGTACCGAAGCGAAAGACCTCGAAGGCGCGACGCGACAAGCGCCGCGCACACGACGCGCTCAACACACCGGCGACGAGTGTCTGCCCCCAGTGTGGCGCGCCGAAGGCGCCGCACCGGGTGTGCGGGAGCTGCGGCACCTACAAGGGCCGCACGATCCTCGAGATCGACGACGACTAGTCGCTCCTTCCGGTTGGATAGCGCCCCATGACTCTCGCTCTTCTCTTTCCCGGCCAGGCCTCCCAGGAGGTCGGTATGGGCAGGGACGCGTACGACGCGTCCCCGGCCGCCCGTGCCGTGTTCGATGCGGCGGACGCCGCGCTCGAGTCCGTGCTCGGCGCGAAGATCTCGACCCTCTGCTTCGAGGGCCCCGAGGACGAGCTGCGTCGGACCGAGATCCAGCAGCCCGCGATCCTGACGACGAGCATCGCGCTGCTGCGCGCGCTCGAGGAGGCGGCGGGGCCGCTCGATGCGGCCTTCGTGGGCGGTCACAGCCTCGGCGAGTACAGCGCGCTGGTCGCCGCCGGAGCGATCGACTTCGAGGATGCGGTCCGGACGGTGAATCTGCGCGGTCGGCTCATGCAGGAGGCGGTCGCGGAAGGGAAGGGCGCGATGGCCGCGGTCCTGGGTCTGGCGCCCGAGGGTGTGGTCGAGGCCTGCGCCGCCGCAGCCGAGGCGACGGGCCTCGTGGTGACGCCCGCCAACTACAACTCGCCGCAGCAGACGGTGATCGCCGGGGACGCCGCCGGCGTCGAAGCCGCGTGCGAGAAGGCGAAGGAGCTCGGGGCGAAGAAGACCGTGGGTCTGCAGGTCTCCGCGCCCTTCCACTGTGCACTGATGGAACCCGCCGCCCAGAAGCTGGCCCCGGAACTCGGAAGGCTGGTCTTCTCGGAGGCGAATCCGCCGGTGATCACGAATGTCGAGGCGAGTCCGAACGCGGACGCGAGTCGGATCCCCGGCCTGCTCGAGGAGCAGGTGACGGCGCCGGTCCGCTTCAGCGACATGATCGCCACCTTGAAGGCCGAAGGCGTCGACGCCTTCCTCGAGGTGGGGCCCGGCCGGGTCCTCTCGGGCCTGATCGCGCGCATCGAGCGCCGCGCCCGCAGGGCGAACTTCTCTTCTCTCGCGGAGCTCGACGAAGTCCGCGAATTCCTTCAGGGAAACGCCTCCTAGCACCGCTTGGAACGCGATTCCGGACCCCGCCTGAGGTCCACAGGCATGCCGTACGGGGGGTACGGCGCTAGCCTTTTCCACCCATTCAGGACGAAGTCTGTTGGAGGTCCTCGAACCATGTCTCTCGAAGCTCGCGTCACCGATCTGATCGTCGAACAGCTGGGTGTCTCCAAGGAGGAGGCGGTCGCCAACGCGTCGTTCATCGACGACCTCGGGGCGGACTCCCTCGACATCGTCGAACTCGTGATGACCCTCGAAGAGACCTTCGACATCGAGATTCCGGACGATGACGCCGAGAAGATGCAGACCATCTCCGACGCCATCGGCTACCTGAAGGAGCGCGTGGAGGAGTAGGCGCCGCCGCCTCCCGAAGCGCCCTCCGAAGCGCCGCCCCCGACCCCGATGGCGTCGTCGCCCGCCATGCCCGCCGCGCATCGCCGCGTCGTGGTCACCGGTCTCGGCTGCATCACGCCGATCGGCCCCGACGTGCCCTCCACCTGGGATGGCGTCGCGCGCGCCGAGTCGGGCGCCGCGCCGATCACCCGTTTCGACACGAGCGATCTGCCGGTGGGGATCGCGTGCGAGGTGAAGAACGAGCCGCCCCTCGCAGACGTGTCCGCCAAGGACGCCCGGCGACTCGACCGGATCCTGCGCTTCGCGCTCCACGCCGCGCAGCAGGCGGTCGCCGACGCAGCCATCGACTTCGACC contains these protein-coding regions:
- the acpP gene encoding acyl carrier protein; the encoded protein is MSLEARVTDLIVEQLGVSKEEAVANASFIDDLGADSLDIVELVMTLEETFDIEIPDDDAEKMQTISDAIGYLKERVEE
- a CDS encoding prepilin peptidase, yielding MTIEIAPEALLPVALVFGLLVGSFLNVVIHRVPEGLSIVSPPSHCPGCETPIKPWDNVPVLSWLFLRGRCRACRTPISVRYPAVELVTGLLFAAIAWRFGPTAWTTLYCLFGAALIAAAMIDHDHQIIPDSISLGGLAAALVLVPSVTVWTGGDFVAALVRSALGAAIGAGVLWTVAFVHARVSVAMGRTFEHWPGEGESLPTPREADYWLWFPGLGLGDVKLLAMIGAVVGPLGVLDTILASSLVGLVLGTAQALSRGALGRPFGFAPAIAVGTVAILFLPRMWLLHVL
- the fabD gene encoding ACP S-malonyltransferase, with protein sequence MTLALLFPGQASQEVGMGRDAYDASPAARAVFDAADAALESVLGAKISTLCFEGPEDELRRTEIQQPAILTTSIALLRALEEAAGPLDAAFVGGHSLGEYSALVAAGAIDFEDAVRTVNLRGRLMQEAVAEGKGAMAAVLGLAPEGVVEACAAAAEATGLVVTPANYNSPQQTVIAGDAAGVEAACEKAKELGAKKTVGLQVSAPFHCALMEPAAQKLAPELGRLVFSEANPPVITNVEASPNADASRIPGLLEEQVTAPVRFSDMIATLKAEGVDAFLEVGPGRVLSGLIARIERRARRANFSSLAELDEVREFLQGNAS
- the gltX gene encoding glutamate--tRNA ligase, giving the protein MSPIRTRFAPSPTGFLHIGGARTALFNWALTRQQGGAFILRIEDTDLERSTRESEEAVLDGLRWLGIDWDEGPLRQTDNAERHKAVVEQLLEEGKAYRCICTRDELEARREADIKAGGKGIYDGRCRNARLGPDCGPHAVRLKIDPNDSLRWDDLVFGPSGQDASEIGDGIIRRTDGTPLYHLAVVVDDIDMGITHAIRGADHHSNTPFQLAIYRALGAAPPTFGHVPLIVAESGRKLSKRKDPVSIQQFKADGFLPDAMLNWLVRLGWSHGDQEIFSRAEIVEHFGLDHVGRAGAQADLQKLEWLSQHYLKECPADALFEAASPFLDAVAGRAVERDANLDRTLDLLRERSNTLVEMAEKARFVLCDEIEIDAGAAKKHLRPVALEPLEALIPALEALDEWSEATLEPAFESTCKALDDLKLGKLAQPVRVSVTGTGASPGIYETLEVVGQARTIARLRAGVEVIKARMAEG
- a CDS encoding ABC transporter permease, with the protein product MASLLRIHALATNTFREAIRNKLLYTLLGFSFLMIASGVLLATLSYVEVDEILQDMGMSAIRFFSAGIATFVGIGLIHNEVDRRTIFTILSKPVSRTEFLLGKWAGLTFTVWLQLALMGIAFAIVSALAGAPLVSDHFLAIALIGLELMVLVAIATLFSAFTSPMLAALFTIGLWMIGHLTRDLHALAQQSDLESVGLVGSWVFQLLPDFEVFNKTLEAVHGLPIERGEVGLAVAYAIGYTGCTLLLGSMIFSRRDFK
- the rpmF gene encoding 50S ribosomal protein L32, which produces MAVPKRKTSKARRDKRRAHDALNTPATSVCPQCGAPKAPHRVCGSCGTYKGRTILEIDDD
- a CDS encoding YceD family protein; translation: MPDFRIQIERLTDRKERFDFEVPAAWWIARNEVEGDDSVVVEAPFRFGLEASRVSDDIVIEGDLEGEVGLECSRCGKRYPHALREPYRLVLEPLGGQAPDPEGEKGLAENGVCLGEDLEVGSYRGAVVGLDDFFGEVIALAMPLQPLCDEDCPGLCAHCGASQDSGCTCEDEKIESPFAALAGLKAELESERRD
- a CDS encoding ABC transporter ATP-binding protein — translated: MTDRGNEIVRVRGIVKDFRPGFGLRRKRVLHGVTFDVQDNEIFGFVGPNGAGKTTTLKVLMGLIRPTEGGARILGCDVGESEFRHQVGFLPENPYFYPFLTAREILDFYARLSGVPASERAARVDRLLGVVNLGHAMDARLRTFSKGMLQRVGIAQALIHDPKVVFLDEPMSGLDPLGRMEIRDLILSLRAEGKTVFMNTHILSDVESICDRVAIIVKGRIRHQGQIEDFLPTDRRETDVLISSLPPETADELAERFDLEMRGLGERLELRVAEKDVNGVLDAVMRVGAEVVSVTPHRSSLEDVFLDAVRAGDEGATAPGGER